In Clarias gariepinus isolate MV-2021 ecotype Netherlands chromosome 1, CGAR_prim_01v2, whole genome shotgun sequence, one DNA window encodes the following:
- the LOC128518871 gene encoding uncharacterized protein LOC128518871 gives MLCGNWNVDLMHWMCFSVILAGVTAEPEERSQPPPTLKIIEKGSFLNFIASPPGLKNDSGPQCWSYKFLYRKCNENTETIYVTEYNNWTAEVDYDATCKYTVQVQANYRTDYCGHKENDSDISDPTYFGKDDDPVFLFKVAIIIIPLIACTCLVTSIVLFRRHKEMFFPKVPNPSDFFKDMFDNKNEMTRGLYEPNEEVVEKIHVEPKTTNLL, from the exons ATGCTTTGCGGAAACTGGAATGTCGACTTAATGCACTGGATGTGTTTCTCCGTCATACTGGCAGGAGTTACCGCGGAACCAG AGGAAAGATCACAACCACCACCTACACTTAAAATCATTGAAAAAGGAagttttcttaattttattgcaaGCCCCCCTGGATTAAAAAATGACAGTGGACCACAGTGCTGGAGTTATAAGTTTCTGTACAGAAAATGCAATGAG AACACAGAAACTATATATGTCACCGAATATAACAATTGGACAGCTGAGGTGGACTATGATGCTACCTGCAAGTACACTGTTCAGGTGCAGGCAAACTATCGTACAGATTACTGTGGGCACAAAGAAAATGACAGTGACATAAGTGATCCTACTTACTTTG GTAAGGATGATGATCCGGTTTTTCTCTTTAAAGTGGCTATAATTATCATCCCTTTGATAGCGTGTACCTGTCTTGTTACTTCTATAGTGCTGTTCAGGAG ACACAAGGAAATGTTCTTCCCCAAAGTTCCCAATCCATCAGATTTCTTCAAGGACATGTTtgacaacaaaaatgaaatgacAAGG GGCCTATATGAGCCTAATGAAGAGGTGGTGGAAAAGATCCATGTGGAGCCAAAGACTACAAACCTCCTTTAA
- the kirrel1a gene encoding kin of IRRE-like protein 1a isoform X2, whose product MRALLQLLLSHAVWTARFSQEPADQSVVLGQRVVLSCVVFNYSGIVQWTKDGLALGIGEDLRAWPRYRVLRQVDVGQYNLEISSAELSDDSLYECQATEAALRSRRAKLTVLIPPDEPVIEGSPEILLTAGVSYNLSCVSRGAKPPAVIEWQKDGLPVEGAVSTTEVLPDRKRVTTRSFLPVVPVDTDTGKNFTCVATNQAAPLGKRTSITLNVHHPPVVVLSIEPRSVLEGERVTFTCQATANPPVMGYKWAKGGVVIQGARESVFVTKADHSFFTEPVSCLVFNAVGSTNVSILVDVHFGPILVVEPKPVTVDMDSDVTLNCKWAGNPPLTLTWTKKGSSMVLSNNNQLYLKSVTQADAGQYVCKAIVPRIGVGETEVTLTVNGPPIISSEPVQYAVRGERGEVKCYIASTPAPDKIVWAWKENVWEKEKGTLPERYTVEQSKSSDEGAVLSTLTINNVIESDFQSTYNCTAWNSFGPGTMIITLEETEIVPVGIIAGSTVGCSILLVLCVLALALFLYRQRKGSRRGVTLGKPDIKVETINKETHSLEEDSASVSTASRMVKAMYSPFKDDIDIKPDLRSDTLDTRQDYEIKDPTNGYYNVRASTLDEGRPASRSMHYSDYRTSTTPGSATTVSGSSGTGATAGPGTPSSLAPGSRAGCYDPRPPSRLSYAQFNTFSRPSQSQQPPPSSGSQTGDFPAECSLLDTTPQLPYENYSYPSHYPTYRLGFAPPSLAPLESGAAYEMYSVGPGVNVGGTAATPESGLGKYGSSTRFSYTSQHSDYSHRHTQRMQTHV is encoded by the exons ATGCGGGCGCTGCTGCAGCTTCTCCTGAGTCACGCGG TGTGGACGGCCCGGTTCTCTCAGGAGCCAGCAGATCAGTCGGTGGTTCTAGGCCAAAGAGTGGTTCTGTCCTGCGTGGTCTTTAATTACTCAGGCATTGTGCAGTGGACCAAGGATGGACTGGCTTTAGGCATTGGAGAAGATCTTCGAG CCTGGCCGAGGTACCGTGTGTTGCGGCAGGTGGATGTGGGGCAGTACAATTTGGAGATCTCATCAGCCGAACTCTCAGATGACTCGCTTTATGAGTGCCAGGCTACAGAGGCTGCCCTGCGCTCCCGCAGAGCCAAACTCACCGTGctca TTCCCCCTGATGAGCCAGTTATCGAGGGATCCCCTGAGATCCTTCTCACTGCAGGGGTTTCCTACAACCTGAGCTGTGTGTCGCGCGGAGCCAAACCCCCCGCGGTTATAGAGTGGCAAAAAGACGGGCTGCCTGTAGAGGGGGCAGTTAGCACAACA GAGGTGCTACCGGATAGGAAGCGAGTAACCACACGCAGCTTCCTACCTGTTGTCCCAGTGGACACAGACACAGGAAAGAACTTCACATGCGTGGCCACCAACCAGGCTGCACCTCTGGGCAAACGCACCTCTATCACCCTCAATGTCCACC ATCCTCCTGTGGTGGTGTTATCAATTGAACCACGGTCTGTGCTggaaggagagagagtgacATTTACCTGCCAAGCCACTGCCAACCCCCCAGTAATGGGCTATAA ATGGGCTAAAGGCGGAGTGGTCATCCAGGGTGCGAGAGAGAGCGTGTTTGTTACTAAAGCCGACCACTCTTTTTTCACCGAGCCAGTTTCTTGCCTCGTGTTCAACGCTGTGGGGAGCACCAACGTCAGCATACTGGTGGACGTCCACT ttggtcCTATCTTGGTGGTGGAGCCTAAGCCAGTGACAGTGGACATGGATTCTGATGTCACGTTGAACTGTAAGTGGGCAGGCAACCCCCCTCTCACCCTCACATGGACAAAGAAGGGGTCTAGCATG GTGCTGAGTAACAATAACCAGTTGTATTTGAAGTCAGTGACCCAGGCTGATGCTGGCCAATACGTGTGTAAGGCCATAGTGCCCAGGATCGGAGTGGGGGAAACGGAGGTCACTCTCACCGTCAATG gtccCCCCATTATATCCAGTGAGCCAGTCCAGTATGCAGTAAGAGGAGAAAGAGGCGAGGTCAAGTGTTACATCGCCAGCACTCCTGCACCGGACAAGATT GTGTGGGCATGGAAGGAGAACGTGTGGGAGAAAGAGAAGGGGACTCTACCAGAACGCTACACGGTGGAGCAGAGTAAGTCCTCTGATGAAGGAGCAGTATTGTCTACACTTACTATCAACAATGTCATCGAGTCTGATTTCCAGTCCACCTACAACTGCACGGCCTGGAATTCATTCGGCCCAGGGACCATGATCATCACTCTGGAAGAAACAG AAATTGTCCCAGTCGGTATCATTGCAGGCAGTACTGTAGGCTGCTCCATTCTGCTAGTGCTCTGTGTCCTGGCATTAGCTCTGTTCCTGTATCGTCAGCGGAAAGGAA GTCGGCGCGGGGTCACACTCGGTAAGCCAGACATCAAGGTGGagacaataaataaagaaacccACAGTCTAGAGGAGGACTCAGCCAGCGTCTCCACAGCAAGCCGCATGGTCAAGGCTATGTACTCA CCTTTTAAAGATGACATTGATATCAAACCGGATCTGCGCAGTGACACCCTGGATACGCGTCAGGACTATGAGATCAAG GACCCGACAAACGGCTATTACAATGTGCGCGCCTCCACCCTCGACGAGGGCCGCCCTGCCTCCCGCTCCATGCACTACTCAGACTATCGGACCTCTACAACACCAGGCAGCGCTACAACTGTCAGTGGCAGCTCAGGCACCGGAGCCACGGCAGGTCCCGGGACACCGAGCAGCCTGGCTCCTGGGTCACGAGCGGGCTGCTACGACCCTCGACCTCCTTCCAGACTCAGCTACGCCCAATTCAACACCTTCAGCAGACCGAGTCAGTCTCAGCAGCCTCCGCCCAGCTCCGGGTCTCAGACGGGTGACTTTCCAGCTGAATGCAGCCTCCTAGACACGACACCACAGTTACCGTATGAGAACTACAGCTACCCGTCGCACTACCCCACGTATCGCCTAGGCTTCGCCCCTCCCAGCCTCGCTCCGTTAGAAAGCGGCGCGGCGTACGAGATGTACAGCGTGGGGCCGGGCGTAAACGTCGGAGGCACCGCTGCGACCCCGGAGAGCGGACTCGGGAAGTACGGTAGCTCCACGCGCTTTTCCTACACCTCGCAGCATTCCGACTATTCCCACCGGCACACACAGAGGATGCAGACACACGTCTGA
- the kirrel1a gene encoding kin of IRRE-like protein 1a isoform X1, which translates to MRALLQLLLSHAVWTARFSQEPADQSVVLGQRVVLSCVVFNYSGIVQWTKDGLALGIGEDLRAWPRYRVLRQVDVGQYNLEISSAELSDDSLYECQATEAALRSRRAKLTVLIPPDEPVIEGSPEILLTAGVSYNLSCVSRGAKPPAVIEWQKDGLPVEGAVSTTEVLPDRKRVTTRSFLPVVPVDTDTGKNFTCVATNQAAPLGKRTSITLNVHHPPVVVLSIEPRSVLEGERVTFTCQATANPPVMGYKWAKGGVVIQGARESVFVTKADHSFFTEPVSCLVFNAVGSTNVSILVDVHFGPILVVEPKPVTVDMDSDVTLNCKWAGNPPLTLTWTKKGSSMVLSNNNQLYLKSVTQADAGQYVCKAIVPRIGVGETEVTLTVNGPPIISSEPVQYAVRGERGEVKCYIASTPAPDKIVWAWKENVWEKEKGTLPERYTVEQSKSSDEGAVLSTLTINNVIESDFQSTYNCTAWNSFGPGTMIITLEETEIVPVGIIAGSTVGCSILLVLCVLALALFLYRQRKGSRRGVTLGKPDIKVETINKETHSLEEDSASVSTASRMVKAMYSFLPSVTLSPSSQPFKDDIDIKPDLRSDTLDTRQDYEIKDPTNGYYNVRASTLDEGRPASRSMHYSDYRTSTTPGSATTVSGSSGTGATAGPGTPSSLAPGSRAGCYDPRPPSRLSYAQFNTFSRPSQSQQPPPSSGSQTGDFPAECSLLDTTPQLPYENYSYPSHYPTYRLGFAPPSLAPLESGAAYEMYSVGPGVNVGGTAATPESGLGKYGSSTRFSYTSQHSDYSHRHTQRMQTHV; encoded by the exons ATGCGGGCGCTGCTGCAGCTTCTCCTGAGTCACGCGG TGTGGACGGCCCGGTTCTCTCAGGAGCCAGCAGATCAGTCGGTGGTTCTAGGCCAAAGAGTGGTTCTGTCCTGCGTGGTCTTTAATTACTCAGGCATTGTGCAGTGGACCAAGGATGGACTGGCTTTAGGCATTGGAGAAGATCTTCGAG CCTGGCCGAGGTACCGTGTGTTGCGGCAGGTGGATGTGGGGCAGTACAATTTGGAGATCTCATCAGCCGAACTCTCAGATGACTCGCTTTATGAGTGCCAGGCTACAGAGGCTGCCCTGCGCTCCCGCAGAGCCAAACTCACCGTGctca TTCCCCCTGATGAGCCAGTTATCGAGGGATCCCCTGAGATCCTTCTCACTGCAGGGGTTTCCTACAACCTGAGCTGTGTGTCGCGCGGAGCCAAACCCCCCGCGGTTATAGAGTGGCAAAAAGACGGGCTGCCTGTAGAGGGGGCAGTTAGCACAACA GAGGTGCTACCGGATAGGAAGCGAGTAACCACACGCAGCTTCCTACCTGTTGTCCCAGTGGACACAGACACAGGAAAGAACTTCACATGCGTGGCCACCAACCAGGCTGCACCTCTGGGCAAACGCACCTCTATCACCCTCAATGTCCACC ATCCTCCTGTGGTGGTGTTATCAATTGAACCACGGTCTGTGCTggaaggagagagagtgacATTTACCTGCCAAGCCACTGCCAACCCCCCAGTAATGGGCTATAA ATGGGCTAAAGGCGGAGTGGTCATCCAGGGTGCGAGAGAGAGCGTGTTTGTTACTAAAGCCGACCACTCTTTTTTCACCGAGCCAGTTTCTTGCCTCGTGTTCAACGCTGTGGGGAGCACCAACGTCAGCATACTGGTGGACGTCCACT ttggtcCTATCTTGGTGGTGGAGCCTAAGCCAGTGACAGTGGACATGGATTCTGATGTCACGTTGAACTGTAAGTGGGCAGGCAACCCCCCTCTCACCCTCACATGGACAAAGAAGGGGTCTAGCATG GTGCTGAGTAACAATAACCAGTTGTATTTGAAGTCAGTGACCCAGGCTGATGCTGGCCAATACGTGTGTAAGGCCATAGTGCCCAGGATCGGAGTGGGGGAAACGGAGGTCACTCTCACCGTCAATG gtccCCCCATTATATCCAGTGAGCCAGTCCAGTATGCAGTAAGAGGAGAAAGAGGCGAGGTCAAGTGTTACATCGCCAGCACTCCTGCACCGGACAAGATT GTGTGGGCATGGAAGGAGAACGTGTGGGAGAAAGAGAAGGGGACTCTACCAGAACGCTACACGGTGGAGCAGAGTAAGTCCTCTGATGAAGGAGCAGTATTGTCTACACTTACTATCAACAATGTCATCGAGTCTGATTTCCAGTCCACCTACAACTGCACGGCCTGGAATTCATTCGGCCCAGGGACCATGATCATCACTCTGGAAGAAACAG AAATTGTCCCAGTCGGTATCATTGCAGGCAGTACTGTAGGCTGCTCCATTCTGCTAGTGCTCTGTGTCCTGGCATTAGCTCTGTTCCTGTATCGTCAGCGGAAAGGAA GTCGGCGCGGGGTCACACTCGGTAAGCCAGACATCAAGGTGGagacaataaataaagaaacccACAGTCTAGAGGAGGACTCAGCCAGCGTCTCCACAGCAAGCCGCATGGTCAAGGCTATGTACTCA TTCTTGCCCTCTGTGACCCTTTCTCCCTCCTCTCAGCCTTTTAAAGATGACATTGATATCAAACCGGATCTGCGCAGTGACACCCTGGATACGCGTCAGGACTATGAGATCAAG GACCCGACAAACGGCTATTACAATGTGCGCGCCTCCACCCTCGACGAGGGCCGCCCTGCCTCCCGCTCCATGCACTACTCAGACTATCGGACCTCTACAACACCAGGCAGCGCTACAACTGTCAGTGGCAGCTCAGGCACCGGAGCCACGGCAGGTCCCGGGACACCGAGCAGCCTGGCTCCTGGGTCACGAGCGGGCTGCTACGACCCTCGACCTCCTTCCAGACTCAGCTACGCCCAATTCAACACCTTCAGCAGACCGAGTCAGTCTCAGCAGCCTCCGCCCAGCTCCGGGTCTCAGACGGGTGACTTTCCAGCTGAATGCAGCCTCCTAGACACGACACCACAGTTACCGTATGAGAACTACAGCTACCCGTCGCACTACCCCACGTATCGCCTAGGCTTCGCCCCTCCCAGCCTCGCTCCGTTAGAAAGCGGCGCGGCGTACGAGATGTACAGCGTGGGGCCGGGCGTAAACGTCGGAGGCACCGCTGCGACCCCGGAGAGCGGACTCGGGAAGTACGGTAGCTCCACGCGCTTTTCCTACACCTCGCAGCATTCCGACTATTCCCACCGGCACACACAGAGGATGCAGACACACGTCTGA